In Rosa chinensis cultivar Old Blush chromosome 1, RchiOBHm-V2, whole genome shotgun sequence, a genomic segment contains:
- the LOC112201619 gene encoding uncharacterized protein LOC112201619, giving the protein MKVLAWNCRGINNLAAVQSLKRLIQQHRPSIIFISETKVDDWEYLNSLRLQLGFLNCEAVFTGRSGGVALLWADGLDILFRSKSSSHVDVEVRAFDGSGIAWRLTGLYGQPVTANRHLTWTLLQDLGAESSLLWVVIGDMNELLHASEKEGGVVRREGQMQPFRDVLNHCDLVDLRFHGAPYTWRGPNMRSRLDRAVATSSWSDIFPTARVSHLPPIHGDHVPILLAINSVVPQVWRKGFRRFRFESFWVQHQDCQNVISEGWVKQVMGQPMYQVSRRIMHTRISLSNWQRSVFGCRSREIDQLRTRLQVISESPLTEVNQSESVSLYSKLDGLLEEENTYWKQRSKVAWLVEGDRNTKFFPP; this is encoded by the coding sequence ATGAAGGTTTTGGCTTGGAATTGCCGCGGGATTAACAATCTGGCTGCCGTTCAATCGTTGAAACGACTCATTCAACAGCACCGACCCTCGATCATCTTTATTTCTGAAACAAAGGTGGATGACTGGGAATATTTGAACTCGTTAAGGTTACAACTCGGCTTCCTGAATTGCGAAGCGGTTTTCACTGGTCGATCAGGAGGGGTGGCACTTCTCTGGGCTGATGGATTAGATATCTTGTTCCGATCGAAATCGTCGTCTCATGTGGATGTGGAGGTTAGGGCTTTTGATGGATCTGGGATTGCCTGGAGACTGACGGGTCTGTATGGTCAGCCGGTCACCGCGAACCGCCATCTTACTTGGACTCTACTTCAGGATTTGGGGGCTGAATCCTCGCTGCTTTGGGTGGTTATCGGTGATATGAACGAGCTGCTACATGCCTCAGAGAAGGAAGGGGGAGTTGTGCGTAGGGAGGGTCAGATGCAACCGTTTCGGGATGTTTTGAACCATTGTGATCTGGTGGACCTAAGGTTCCATGGAGCTCCGTATACTTGGCGTGGTCCGAACATGAGAAGTAGACTTGATCGAGCGGTGGCAACGTCTTCCTGGTCTGATATATTCCCTACAGCCCGAGTCTCTCATCTCCCACCAATACACGGAGACCATGTACCAATCCTTTTGGCGATCAATAGTGTTGTACCGCAGGTCTGGAGGAAGGGCTTTCGTCGTTTCAGATTTGAAAGTTTCTGGGTCCAGCATCAGGATTGTCAGAATGTGATATCAGAGGGTTGGGTTAAGCAAGTTATGGGCCAACCAATGTATCAGGTCTCAAGGAGAATTATGCATACCAGGATCTCATTGAGTAATTGGCAAAGGAGTGTGTTTGGATGCAGGAGTCGTGAAATTGACCAACTCCGGACACGGCTACAAGTCATCTCTGAATCTCCTTTGACCGAGGTGAACCAAAGTGAGAGTGTGTCTCTGTATTCCAAGTTGGATGGACTACTGGAAGAGGAGAATACTTATTGGAAACAACGGTCCAAGGTTGCTTGGCTAGTTGAAGGTGACCGGAATACTAAGTTTTTTCCACCGTAA
- the LOC112201610 gene encoding F-box protein SKIP23 — protein MDITVDWSNLPVELWPLIGEKLELCIQSLQFRSVCHSWRSCASLPPFTSSEIPSPILRWTHLLPLPKHRLPPTEPLHVITGAAVVWMLVGQGRRVRHNASSESDHLQANQGQPYVVDSLGYVFTIDVSSEVIVKISSKVIGFGGRKHLVESCGELYVVDMYFDQEQNKQEGAGVELDFSLFVRWRHGRHQRYQSGELKVVDFKVCKLELLNGELGRWVEVKSLGDRAFFLAMDCCFSVSAQELAGCRGNCIYFSDENNVNLALREVTRPESFMFYLEDHSIQKLRSSPGDSQIFWPPPIELGSTCSYSLD, from the exons ATGGATATCACCGTCGACTGGTCCAATCTTCCAGTCGAGCTCTGGCCGCTGATAGGAGAAAAGCTCGAACTGTGCATCCAGTCTCTCCAATTCCGCAGCGTTTGTCATTCATGGCGTTCTTGTGCCTCGCTTCCACCCTTCACTTCCTCCGAAATTCCCTCTCCCATTCTCCGATGGACCCACCTCCTTCCTCTCCCAAAACACCGTCTACCTCCTACAGAGCCCCTCCACGTCATCACTGGCGCCGCCGTCGTCTGGATGTTGGTTGGTCAAGGTCGAAGAGTGCGACATAATGCTTCTTCAGAATCCGATCACCTCCAGGCGAATCAG GGTCAGCCATATGTGGTGGATAGCTTGGGTTATGTTTTTACGATTGATGTGTCTTCAGAAGTGATAGTGAAGATTTCGTCGAAAGTGATTGGTTTTGGTGGGAGGAAGCATTTGGTAGAGTCTTGTGGAGAGCTTTATGTGGTCGATATGTATTTTGATCAAGAACAAAATAAGCAAGAAGGGGCTGGTGTTGAGTtagatttttctttatttgtccGTTGGCGTCATGGAAGACACCAAAGATATCAGTCTGGTGAACTCAAGGTAGTTGATTTTAAGGTTTGCAAGTTGGAACTGTTGAATGGAGAGTTGGGCAGATGGGTTGAAGTGAAGAGCTTGGGTGATCGAGCGTTTTTCTTGGCTATGGATTGCTGTTTCTCTGTTTCGGCCCAAGAATTGGCTGGGTGCAGAGGGAATTGCATTTACTTCTCAGATGAAAACAATGTTAATCTTGCTCTTAGAGAAGTAACTAGACCAGAGAGTTTCATGTTCTACTTAGAGGACCATAGCATTCAGAAGTTGAGATCTTCCCCAGGCGATTCCCAAATATTTTGGCCACCTCCAATTGAGCTCGGCTCCACATGTTCGTATTCTCTGGATTGA